A genomic window from Thermodesulfobacteriota bacterium includes:
- a CDS encoding SDR family oxidoreductase: MSNTVLITGSSSGIGKATAKYFAEKGWNVVATMRTPEKEEELTGLDNVLVTRLDVLDLDSIDNAIAEGIAKFGKIDVVVNNAGYGAFGPLEATPRENIVRQFDVNVIGVLDVTKAILPHFRENHSGTIINITSVGGKITLPLGSLYHGTKFAVEGITEALHYEMEHIGVKVKLVEPGAIKTDFAGRSFDFNHDENLTEYQHTVDTLNAALEPMMENAAEPVLVGEVIYQAATDGTNTIRYVAGEDAEQWLAQRSQVDDETFIQGIKDQFGF, encoded by the coding sequence ATGAGTAACACAGTACTTATCACAGGATCAAGCAGCGGAATAGGAAAAGCCACTGCAAAGTATTTTGCTGAGAAAGGATGGAACGTGGTCGCAACAATGCGTACACCGGAGAAAGAGGAAGAACTTACAGGCCTTGATAACGTGCTTGTAACAAGGCTAGATGTGCTTGACCTTGATTCCATTGACAACGCAATTGCCGAGGGAATCGCAAAGTTCGGCAAGATTGATGTGGTCGTAAACAACGCAGGGTACGGCGCATTTGGACCTTTGGAGGCAACTCCCAGGGAAAATATTGTCCGTCAGTTTGATGTAAATGTTATAGGCGTTTTAGATGTAACAAAAGCAATTCTTCCTCACTTCAGAGAGAATCATAGCGGGACCATAATTAACATCACCTCAGTTGGAGGAAAAATCACTTTACCTCTTGGATCACTATATCACGGTACTAAGTTTGCCGTTGAAGGCATTACAGAGGCACTACATTACGAAATGGAACATATTGGAGTGAAAGTGAAATTAGTAGAGCCTGGTGCAATCAAGACTGATTTTGCAGGGCGCTCATTTGATTTTAATCATGATGAAAATCTCACAGAATATCAGCATACTGTGGACACGCTAAACGCTGCGCTTGAGCCAATGATGGAAAACGCCGCTGAGCCTGTTTTAGTAGGAGAGGTTATATATCAGGCAGCTACTGACGGCACTAACACGATTAGATATGTTGCCGGAGAAGATGCTGAGCAGTGGCTTGCACAGAGAAGTCAGGTCGATGATGAGACCTTTATCCAAGGCATAAAGGATCAGTTTGGCTTTTAG
- a CDS encoding TetR/AcrR family transcriptional regulator yields the protein MECKWERARSCEQKEHRVKEIISATERLYKKHPYEEITFVSIAKEANFTRSNLYKYFSSKEEIFLEFLMQDFVKWRKDLVRSFDVKKKYKVKEFAQIWTKVLIKNKRLLELVSIMFIHLERNVCIESFMDFKFGTKDEVGTVVELLCSIFPKLSPENSVKFIYLQMGSAVGLSQMTDYNEMQLEAFKHPELCYLKAEFKPLYENSVEYMMNGLLGSK from the coding sequence ATGGAATGCAAATGGGAGAGAGCTAGGAGTTGTGAGCAGAAAGAACATAGGGTTAAAGAGATAATCTCTGCCACAGAAAGGCTCTACAAAAAACACCCCTACGAAGAAATAACATTTGTTTCAATTGCAAAGGAAGCTAACTTTACCAGATCAAATCTCTACAAGTATTTCAGTTCCAAAGAAGAGATATTCCTTGAGTTCTTAATGCAGGATTTTGTAAAGTGGAGAAAGGATCTGGTAAGGAGCTTCGATGTAAAAAAGAAATATAAAGTTAAAGAGTTCGCTCAGATATGGACTAAGGTTCTGATAAAAAATAAGAGGCTCTTAGAGCTAGTCTCAATCATGTTTATACATCTTGAGAGAAATGTGTGTATTGAGAGTTTTATGGATTTTAAATTTGGCACTAAAGATGAGGTTGGGACGGTTGTGGAGCTTTTATGCTCGATTTTCCCAAAATTGAGTCCTGAGAACTCTGTGAAGTTCATATACCTTCAAATGGGCTCAGCAGTGGGTCTATCTCAGATGACAGACTACAATGAAATGCAGCTTGAGGCATTTAAACACCCCGAGCTCTGCTACCTTAAGGCGGAATTCAAACCGCTTTATGAAAACTCTGTGGAATATATGATGAACGGACTTTTGGGATCAAAGTAA
- the sigZ gene encoding RNA polymerase sigma factor SigZ, producing the protein MSDTNTTNIVWDEFSDQIRRYLLGKVKLKDDADDLLQEIFIKIHNNINQLEDESKLAPWIHQIVRNTLTDYYRKNNPETVELNEESTAEYSNETDDLHASCISGCLRVFIERLPDKYKVPLELSDITGSKQKDIAQEMGLSYSGLKSRVQRGRQMIKDMFVDCACVAQDGGLNDENCEFCSPATN; encoded by the coding sequence ATGAGTGATACTAACACCACAAATATTGTGTGGGATGAATTCTCGGACCAGATTCGAAGATATCTCCTAGGTAAGGTTAAGCTTAAGGATGACGCAGATGACTTACTACAGGAGATATTTATCAAAATTCATAATAATATAAATCAGTTAGAAGACGAATCTAAACTAGCACCTTGGATTCATCAAATTGTTAGAAATACACTTACGGATTACTACAGAAAAAATAACCCTGAGACTGTCGAGCTAAATGAGGAAAGTACTGCAGAATATAGCAATGAGACAGATGATCTGCACGCTTCATGTATATCTGGGTGCCTTAGAGTTTTTATTGAACGCCTTCCTGATAAATATAAAGTTCCACTTGAACTATCAGACATAACTGGTTCTAAACAAAAAGATATAGCACAAGAAATGGGGCTTTCATACTCCGGGCTTAAATCCAGAGTACAAAGAGGGCGTCAGATGATAAAAGATATGTTTGTTGACTGCGCATGTGTAGCTCAAGATGGTGGCCTAAATGATGAAAATTGTGAGTTTTGCAGTCCGGCTACTAACTGA